A window from Pseudomonas sp. Tri1 encodes these proteins:
- the ureE gene encoding urease accessory protein UreE yields the protein MLVIHRRIDTQPRWDAELHLTFDARSKSRLRCFSAEGEDVGLFLERGQPPLYDGECLQAEDGRIVRVCARPEQLLHVTCANAFELTRAAYHLGNRHVALQVGAGWLRLLDDYVLKAMLEQLGASAEPIEAPFQPEHGAYGGGHHHSRHGDEDFNYAPRLHQFGVRT from the coding sequence ATGCTGGTGATTCACCGCAGAATCGATACTCAACCGCGCTGGGACGCCGAGCTGCACCTGACCTTCGATGCCCGCAGCAAAAGCCGCCTGCGCTGTTTCAGTGCCGAGGGTGAGGATGTGGGGTTGTTTCTGGAGCGAGGCCAGCCGCCGCTGTATGACGGCGAATGCCTGCAGGCCGAAGACGGTCGTATCGTGCGTGTCTGCGCCCGCCCCGAACAACTGCTGCACGTCACCTGCGCCAATGCGTTCGAACTGACTCGCGCGGCCTATCACCTGGGTAACCGTCATGTCGCCTTGCAAGTGGGCGCTGGCTGGTTGCGCCTGCTGGACGATTACGTGCTCAAGGCGATGCTCGAACAACTGGGCGCCAGCGCCGAACCCATCGAAGCCCCATTCCAGCCAGAACATGGCGCCTATGGCGGCGGCCATCATCATTCACGCCACGGTGACGAAGATTTCAACTACGCGCCACGCCTGCATCAATTCGGCGTGCGCACATGA
- a CDS encoding HupE/UreJ family protein, whose amino-acid sequence MTFKRILGALALLLTPALAFAHPGHGDNGLIAGLGHPIGGLDHLLAMLAVGLWAAQQQGAARWALPCTFVAAMLIGGSLGFEGMNLPALESGIAASVLALGLAVALAVRPPLSLAVAATAVFALFHGVAHGLELPAMSSPWAYAAGFVAATAALHGAGFALVRVLPRAAAPLVRLAGAASAATGVWLLAG is encoded by the coding sequence ATGACATTCAAACGCATCCTCGGCGCCCTCGCCCTGCTGCTGACGCCGGCCCTGGCCTTCGCCCACCCCGGCCATGGCGACAATGGCCTGATCGCCGGCCTCGGCCATCCCATCGGCGGGCTCGATCATTTGCTGGCAATGCTGGCAGTTGGTTTGTGGGCCGCGCAGCAACAAGGTGCCGCGCGCTGGGCGCTGCCATGCACCTTCGTTGCCGCCATGCTGATCGGCGGTTCGCTGGGCTTTGAAGGCATGAACCTGCCGGCGCTGGAAAGTGGGATTGCCGCTTCGGTGCTGGCCCTCGGCCTGGCGGTGGCATTGGCGGTACGTCCGCCGTTGAGCCTGGCGGTTGCTGCAACGGCCGTGTTTGCGCTGTTCCATGGCGTGGCCCACGGTTTGGAGCTGCCAGCCATGTCGAGCCCGTGGGCCTATGCGGCAGGGTTCGTCGCGGCCACGGCGGCGCTGCATGGCGCAGGTTTCGCCCTGGTTCGCGTGTTGCCGCGCGCGGCTGCACCTCTGGTGCGGCTGGCCGGGGCGGCTTCGGCGGCGACTGGGGTTTGGTTGTTGGCGGGCTGA
- a CDS encoding ABC transporter ATP-binding protein codes for MSGPILELKELDVFYGPIQALKKVSLHIGEGETVSLIGSNGAGKSTLLMSIFGQPRAASGQIIYQGVDITHKSSHYIASHGIAQSPEGRRVFPDMTVEENLLMGTIPIGDKYASEDMQRMFELFPRLKERRNQRAMTMSGGEQQMLAIARALMSRPKLLLLDEPSLGLAPIVVKQIFATLRELAATGMTIFLVEQNANHALRLSDRAYVMVNGEIRLTGTGKELLANEEVRNAYLGGH; via the coding sequence ATGAGTGGGCCTATCCTCGAACTCAAGGAACTGGACGTGTTCTACGGGCCGATCCAGGCCTTGAAAAAAGTCTCGCTGCACATCGGCGAAGGCGAGACCGTGAGCCTTATCGGCTCCAACGGTGCCGGCAAGTCCACGCTGCTGATGTCGATTTTCGGCCAGCCGCGAGCGGCGAGCGGGCAGATCATCTACCAGGGCGTGGACATCACCCACAAATCGTCCCACTACATCGCGTCCCACGGCATCGCGCAGTCGCCGGAAGGGCGGCGGGTATTCCCTGACATGACCGTCGAGGAAAACCTGCTGATGGGCACCATCCCCATCGGTGACAAGTACGCCAGTGAAGACATGCAGCGTATGTTCGAACTGTTTCCGCGACTCAAGGAGCGGCGCAACCAGCGGGCCATGACCATGTCTGGCGGCGAGCAGCAAATGCTCGCCATCGCCCGGGCGTTGATGAGCCGGCCGAAGTTGTTGCTGCTCGACGAGCCGAGCCTGGGGCTGGCACCGATCGTGGTGAAACAGATCTTCGCTACCCTGCGTGAATTGGCGGCCACCGGCATGACCATCTTCCTGGTGGAGCAGAACGCCAACCACGCCCTCAGGCTGTCGGACCGAGCCTATGTGATGGTCAACGGTGAAATCCGTCTGACCGGCACCGGCAAGGAGCTGCTCGCCAACGAAGAGGTGCGCAACGCGTATCTGGGCGGGCATTGA
- the ureG gene encoding urease accessory protein UreG has translation MNTQPLRVGIGGPVGSGKTALTLALCLALRERYNLAVVTNDIYTREDADFLVRNEALAPERIIGVETGGCPHTAIREDASINLEAVDQLNRRFPGLDLILVESGGDNLSATFSPELSDLTIYVIDVSAGDKLPRKGGPGICKSDLLVINKIDLAPLVGASLEMMDSDTQRMRNGKPFVFSNQKTGQGLDAIIAFIERQGLLTAA, from the coding sequence ATGAATACACAACCTCTGCGCGTCGGTATCGGCGGCCCGGTGGGCTCCGGCAAAACCGCCCTGACGCTGGCCCTGTGCCTGGCTCTACGTGAACGCTACAACCTGGCGGTCGTCACCAACGACATCTACACCCGCGAAGACGCCGACTTCCTGGTACGCAACGAGGCCCTGGCGCCGGAGCGGATCATCGGCGTGGAGACCGGCGGCTGCCCGCACACCGCCATTCGCGAAGACGCCTCGATCAATCTCGAAGCGGTGGACCAGTTGAACCGGCGCTTCCCCGGCCTGGATCTGATCCTGGTGGAATCGGGCGGCGACAACCTGTCGGCGACCTTCAGCCCGGAGCTGTCGGACCTGACCATCTATGTGATCGACGTCTCGGCCGGCGACAAGCTGCCACGCAAGGGCGGACCGGGCATCTGCAAGTCTGACCTGCTGGTGATCAACAAAATCGACCTGGCACCGCTGGTGGGCGCGTCCCTGGAAATGATGGACAGCGACACCCAGCGGATGCGCAACGGCAAGCCGTTCGTGTTCAGCAACCAGAAGACCGGCCAGGGCCTGGACGCCATCATTGCGTTCATCGAGCGCCAGGGACTGCTGACCGCTGCCTGA
- a CDS encoding ATP-binding cassette domain-containing protein: MSEVVLSVENLMMQFGGIKALNDVSLQVKRNSIFALIGPNGAGKTTVFNCLTGFYKATGGKIELNVRGEQTDVIKLLGEAFRPTDFVSPKSFASRMYYKMFGGTHLVNRAGLARTFQNIRLFKEMSVLENLLVAQHMWVNRSLVAGILNTKGYRKAESDALDHAFYWLEVVDLVDCANRLAGELSYGQQRRLEIARAMCTRPQIICLDEPAAGLNPQETEALSAMIRLLRDEHDLTVVLIEHDMGMVMSISDHIVVLDHGTVIAEGGPEAIRNDPKVIAAYLGADEEELV, translated from the coding sequence ATGAGCGAAGTCGTACTCTCTGTCGAAAACCTGATGATGCAATTTGGTGGGATCAAGGCCCTCAATGACGTCAGCCTGCAAGTCAAACGCAACTCGATCTTCGCCCTGATCGGCCCCAACGGCGCGGGCAAGACCACGGTGTTCAACTGCCTGACCGGGTTCTACAAGGCCACGGGCGGCAAAATCGAACTCAATGTGCGTGGTGAGCAGACCGATGTCATCAAGTTGTTGGGCGAGGCGTTTCGTCCGACGGACTTTGTATCGCCGAAATCCTTCGCCAGCCGGATGTACTACAAAATGTTCGGCGGCACCCATCTGGTGAACCGCGCCGGCCTGGCGCGCACTTTCCAGAACATTCGCCTGTTCAAGGAAATGTCGGTGCTGGAAAACCTGCTGGTGGCCCAGCACATGTGGGTCAACCGCAGTCTGGTGGCGGGCATCCTCAACACCAAGGGCTACCGCAAGGCTGAAAGCGATGCCCTGGACCATGCCTTCTACTGGCTGGAGGTGGTGGACTTGGTGGATTGTGCCAACCGCCTCGCCGGGGAGCTTTCCTACGGTCAGCAGCGCCGTCTGGAAATTGCCCGGGCCATGTGCACCCGTCCGCAGATCATCTGCCTCGACGAACCGGCCGCAGGCCTCAACCCTCAGGAAACCGAAGCGCTGAGCGCAATGATCCGGCTGCTGCGCGACGAGCACGATCTGACCGTGGTGCTGATCGAACACGACATGGGCATGGTAATGAGTATTTCCGACCACATCGTGGTGCTGGACCACGGCACGGTGATCGCCGAGGGCGGTCCCGAGGCGATTCGCAACGACCCGAAAGTGATTGCGGCCTACCTGGGTGCCGATGAAGAGGAGCTGGTATGA
- a CDS encoding AGE family epimerase/isomerase produces MPDASRPAPQPELTALFATVRQHFHDVIVPMWLGPGWNAELALPYESLDAEHTPLPPQRYRAMACARQLYVFASLIGEVPQAEERAGALFRSLQRHFHDAEHGGWFYSIDPQGTPLDTGKDLYTHAFILFACAHYWGKVREPLVESVLNAALEVIGRRFASADGLYEASLKRDWSTLGSGPLQNPLMHLAEAFLATLSVREDANVRQALLSLCDGMFKRFIDPQQRVMMEKPLKAVDNWFEPGHQFEWYFLLASSPLLRDGKLHTALERSFGLTEQQGVNPQSGAVCAMLSLVSPAAPRDATQRIWAQAEYLRALTLRPGSQAVLLHQLQALQQLFLHAKGWNECLDADGIVSRRDMPSTTPYHLLTCYRGLAEYLA; encoded by the coding sequence ATGCCTGATGCTTCCCGCCCCGCCCCTCAGCCTGAATTGACCGCCCTGTTCGCCACGGTGCGTCAGCATTTTCACGACGTGATCGTACCAATGTGGCTAGGCCCGGGCTGGAATGCCGAATTGGCATTGCCCTATGAATCCCTGGACGCCGAACACACGCCGCTGCCCCCCCAGCGTTACCGCGCCATGGCCTGTGCGCGACAGTTGTATGTGTTCGCCAGCCTGATCGGCGAAGTGCCCCAGGCCGAGGAACGAGCTGGCGCCCTGTTCCGCTCGCTACAACGGCATTTCCACGATGCCGAGCACGGCGGCTGGTTCTACAGCATCGACCCGCAAGGCACGCCGCTGGACACCGGCAAAGACCTCTACACCCACGCCTTCATCCTGTTCGCCTGCGCCCATTACTGGGGCAAAGTCCGCGAGCCGCTGGTGGAATCGGTACTCAACGCCGCCCTGGAAGTCATCGGCCGACGCTTTGCCAGCGCAGACGGCCTCTACGAAGCCAGCCTCAAGCGCGATTGGTCGACGCTCGGATCCGGCCCGTTGCAAAACCCTTTGATGCACTTGGCCGAAGCCTTCCTCGCCACCCTCTCGGTTCGCGAAGACGCCAACGTCCGCCAGGCGCTGCTGAGCCTGTGCGACGGCATGTTCAAGCGTTTCATCGACCCGCAACAGCGCGTCATGATGGAGAAACCGCTCAAGGCTGTGGATAACTGGTTCGAGCCGGGGCACCAGTTCGAGTGGTATTTCCTGTTGGCCTCCTCGCCCCTGCTGCGCGACGGCAAGTTGCACACCGCCCTGGAGCGCAGCTTCGGCCTCACCGAGCAACAAGGCGTGAACCCACAGTCCGGCGCTGTCTGCGCCATGCTGAGCCTGGTGTCGCCCGCTGCCCCGCGAGACGCAACCCAGCGCATCTGGGCCCAGGCCGAGTACCTGCGCGCACTCACATTGCGCCCGGGTAGCCAAGCGGTGTTGCTGCATCAATTGCAGGCGCTGCAGCAACTTTTCCTGCACGCCAAGGGCTGGAACGAATGCCTGGACGCCGATGGCATCGTCAGCCGTCGGGACATGCCGTCCACCACGCCGTATCACCTGCTGACCTGCTACCGCGGGTTGGCCGAATATCTGGCGTAA
- a CDS encoding SDR family oxidoreductase, with protein sequence MSNTLFITGATSGFGEACARRFAEAGWKLVLTGRREERLNALCAELSKQTEVHGLVLDVRDRKAMEEAIANLPPSFATLRGLINNAGLALGVDPAPKCDLDDWDTMVDTNVKGLIYSTRLLLPRLIAHGRGAGIINLGSIAGNYPYPGSHVYGASKAFVKQFSLNLRCDLQGTGVRVSNIEPGLCESEFSLVRFGGDQERYNATYAGAEPIQPQDIADTIFWVLNTPAHININSLELMPVSQTWAGFAIERNKA encoded by the coding sequence ATGTCCAACACCCTGTTTATCACCGGTGCGACGTCCGGTTTTGGTGAAGCCTGTGCCCGTCGTTTTGCCGAGGCTGGCTGGAAGCTGGTGCTGACCGGTCGTCGTGAAGAACGCCTCAATGCCCTGTGCGCCGAGCTGTCGAAGCAGACTGAGGTCCATGGCCTGGTGCTGGATGTGCGTGATCGCAAGGCCATGGAAGAAGCCATTGCCAACCTGCCGCCGTCTTTCGCCACGTTGCGCGGGCTGATCAACAACGCCGGCCTGGCCCTGGGCGTTGACCCGGCGCCCAAGTGTGACCTCGATGATTGGGACACGATGGTCGACACCAACGTCAAAGGCCTGATCTATAGCACTCGTCTGCTGCTACCACGGTTGATCGCCCACGGTCGTGGCGCCGGGATCATCAACCTAGGCTCCATCGCCGGCAACTACCCGTACCCGGGCAGCCATGTGTATGGCGCGAGCAAGGCGTTCGTCAAACAGTTCTCCCTGAACCTGCGCTGCGACCTGCAAGGTACCGGGGTGCGGGTGAGTAATATCGAGCCGGGCCTGTGCGAGAGCGAATTCTCTCTGGTGCGTTTCGGCGGCGATCAGGAGCGCTACAACGCCACCTACGCCGGGGCCGAGCCGATCCAGCCGCAGGACATTGCCGACACCATCTTCTGGGTGCTCAACACGCCAGCGCACATCAATATCAATAGCCTGGAGCTGATGCCGGTAAGCCAGACCTGGGCCGGGTTTGCCATCGAGCGCAACAAGGCATAG
- a CDS encoding urease accessory protein UreF — MNPAWALLRLASPQLPIGGYSYSQGLEMAVDNGQVKNPDDARRWISDQLLLNLARFEAPLLLAHCSAAAADDWDALLRHCEEHRASRETRELHQESRQMGYSLQQLLGGLPELDVAARRFLEQRREPHLALGWALAARAWRISPQDALAAWLWSWLENQLAVLMKTLPLGQQAAQRLTSELLPLLQQAQHNASNLDPDHYGSAAFGLSLACMAHERQYSRLFRS; from the coding sequence ATGAACCCGGCCTGGGCGCTGCTGCGTCTGGCCAGCCCGCAATTGCCGATTGGCGGCTACAGCTATTCCCAGGGGCTGGAAATGGCAGTGGATAACGGCCAGGTCAAAAATCCCGACGATGCGCGCCGCTGGATCAGCGATCAATTGCTGCTGAACCTGGCACGTTTCGAAGCGCCCTTGCTGCTGGCCCACTGCAGCGCAGCCGCCGCCGACGACTGGGATGCCCTGCTGCGACACTGCGAAGAACACCGCGCCAGCCGGGAAACCCGCGAGCTGCACCAGGAGAGCCGGCAGATGGGCTATTCGTTGCAGCAGTTGCTGGGCGGCTTGCCGGAACTGGATGTCGCCGCGCGGCGCTTTCTCGAACAACGCCGCGAACCGCACCTGGCCCTGGGCTGGGCCCTGGCTGCCCGCGCCTGGCGTATCAGCCCTCAGGACGCCCTCGCCGCCTGGTTGTGGAGCTGGCTGGAAAACCAACTGGCGGTGCTGATGAAAACCCTGCCCCTGGGCCAGCAAGCCGCCCAACGCCTGACCAGCGAACTGCTGCCGCTGCTGCAACAGGCCCAGCACAACGCTTCGAACCTCGACCCCGATCATTACGGCAGCGCCGCGTTTGGCCTGTCCCTGGCGTGCATGGCCCATGAGCGCCAGTACAGCCGTCTGTTCCGTTCCTAG
- a CDS encoding TetR family transcriptional regulator: MLPRAEQKQQTRIALMDAARHLMECGRGFGSLSLREVARTAGIVPTGFYRHFDDMDQLGLALVSEVGQTFRETIRLVRHNEFVMGGIIDASVRIFLDVVQANRSQFLFLAREQYGGSLPVRQAIGQLREGISSDLAADLALMPKLQHLDLAGLSVMADLIVKSVFATLPDIIDPPAEALPEHLTPQVKITQQLRFIFIGLKHWQGLGSTE, encoded by the coding sequence ATGCTGCCCCGCGCCGAACAGAAGCAACAGACCCGAATTGCCCTGATGGATGCTGCCCGTCATTTGATGGAATGCGGCCGAGGGTTCGGTAGCCTGAGCCTGCGGGAAGTCGCCAGGACAGCGGGTATCGTGCCCACCGGTTTCTATCGACACTTCGACGACATGGACCAACTGGGCCTGGCACTGGTCAGCGAAGTCGGCCAGACCTTCCGTGAAACCATCCGCCTGGTGCGTCACAACGAATTCGTCATGGGCGGCATTATCGATGCCTCAGTGCGGATCTTTCTCGATGTGGTGCAAGCCAATCGCTCGCAGTTCCTGTTCCTGGCGCGCGAGCAATATGGCGGCTCCCTGCCGGTACGCCAAGCCATCGGCCAACTGCGCGAAGGCATCAGCTCGGACCTGGCTGCCGACCTGGCCTTGATGCCCAAGCTGCAGCACCTGGACCTGGCCGGGTTAAGCGTGATGGCCGACCTCATCGTCAAGAGCGTGTTCGCCACCCTGCCGGACATCATCGACCCACCCGCCGAAGCCTTGCCCGAGCACCTCACCCCGCAGGTGAAAATCACCCAACAACTGCGGTTTATCTTTATTGGCCTCAAGCATTGGCAAGGGTTGGGCAGCACCGAGTAA